One window from the genome of Osmerus eperlanus chromosome 3, fOsmEpe2.1, whole genome shotgun sequence encodes:
- the ndufa10 gene encoding NADH dehydrogenase [ubiquinone] 1 alpha subcomplex subunit 10, mitochondrial: MALRVMRLVIPQGAVGYHAGKTVQTAGIHTGSVKNLRYGWWAYALGERTTPRFKENSKIISIDGNLASGKSALAQKLADKLGMLYMPEPDTHYLDKMTEEKVSLPSRFNGSCSLEKFYLDPKASDGNSYRLQYWMYIMRLLQYSNALEHLITTGQGVVLERSPFSDMVFVEAMFKQGYIRKQCVEHYNEIKGISICEFLPPHLVIYVDSPAEEVQKKLKQSGKSYLQNVPLAYLKSIEDAYKKTFLPKMSESAELLAYDTTQIQDIERVAEDIDVLKFDKGPWMEQDDVTFHYTRMLVEDKQLVGDLACIPRFLPEVTIGAHEFDANYYEYKSIPGKKYAPGFNADVGDKNIWLK; encoded by the exons ATGGCTTTACGGGTGATGCGGCTGGTCATCCCCCAGGGTGCTGTGGGTTACCACGCTGGGAAGACTGTACAGACG GCTGGGATCCACACAGGCTCAGTGAAGAACCTGCGGTATGGCTGGTGGGCGTATGCTCTGGGTGAGAGGACAACCCCAAGATTCAAGGAGAACAGCAAGATCATCTCCATTGATGGAAACCTGGCATCAGGAAAGAGTGCACTGGCACAGAAGCTGGCAGACAAACTTG GGATGTTGTACATGCCCGAGCCCGACACCCACTACTTGGACAAGATGACAGAAGAGAAGGTGTCTCTTCCTTCGCGGTTTAATGGCAGCTGCAGCCTGGAGAAGTTCTACCTGGACCCCAAAGCCTCGGACGGGAACTCCTACCGTCTGCAGTACTGGATGTACATCATGAGGCTGCTGCAGTACTCCAATGCCTTGGAGCACCTCATCACCACCG GCCAGGGAGTGGTTCTGGAACGTTCTCCCTTCAGTGACATGGTGTTTGTGGAAGCCATGTTCAAGCAGGGCTACATCAGAAAGCAGT GTGTGGAACACTACAACGAGATCAAAGGGATCAGCATCTGTGAGTTCCTGCCTCCTCACCTGGTCATCTACGTTGACTCGCCAGCAGAGGAAGTGCAGAAGAAGCTGAAACAGTCAGGCAAG TCATATCTTCAAAATGTACCTTTGGCCTATCTGAAGAGCATTGAGGATGCTTACAAGAAGACCTTCCTTCCTAAGATGAG TGAGAGTGCAGAGCTGCTTGCATATGACACAACCCAGATCCAAGACATTGAGAGG GTAGCAGAAGACATTGACGTCTTAAAGTTTGATAAAGGACCATGGATGGAGCAGGACGATGTCACTTTCCACTACACCAGGATGCT GGTGGAGGACAAGCAGCTGGTGGGGGACCTGGCCTGCATACCCCGCTTCCTGCCTGAGGTCACCATCGGAGCCCACGAGTTTGATGCCAATTACTATGAATACAAATCG